From a region of the Synechococcus sp. PCC 7502 genome:
- the efp gene encoding elongation factor P, which translates to MISSNDFRPGVTIEMDNGVWRVVEFLHVKPGKGSAFVRTKLKNVQTGSVLEKNFRAGEMMPQAVLEKSTMQHTYKEGDQFIFMDMSSYEEATLTAAQIGDRVKYIKEGMEVNVIMWGKQVLEVELPNSVTYEVIQTDPGLKGDSATGSSKPAIIETGAQVMVPLFISTGEKIKVDTRTDTYLGRDN; encoded by the coding sequence ATGATCTCCAGTAACGATTTCAGACCGGGTGTAACTATAGAAATGGATAACGGTGTTTGGCGAGTGGTAGAATTTCTCCACGTCAAGCCGGGTAAAGGTTCTGCCTTCGTGCGAACTAAGCTTAAAAATGTCCAAACAGGAAGTGTCCTAGAAAAAAACTTCCGAGCTGGAGAAATGATGCCCCAAGCTGTGCTCGAAAAAAGTACGATGCAGCACACCTATAAAGAAGGTGATCAATTTATCTTCATGGATATGTCCAGCTATGAAGAAGCAACCTTAACTGCTGCTCAAATTGGCGATCGCGTCAAATACATAAAAGAAGGAATGGAAGTTAATGTAATCATGTGGGGCAAGCAAGTCCTAGAAGTTGAATTACCTAACTCTGTTACCTATGAAGTGATTCAAACCGATCCAGGATTAAAGGGTGATAGTGCCACGGGTAGCTCTAAACCTGCAATTATTGAAACGGGAGCTCAAGTTATGGTGCCTCTATTTATCTCCACTGGCGAAAAAATAAAAGTTGATACTCGTACAGATACATATTTGGGGCGTGATAACTAA
- the accB gene encoding acetyl-CoA carboxylase biotin carboxyl carrier protein codes for MELNLEELKELISLINQTDLTELSLEFGDVRLNIRKSEKTIAPVSQVVSVVPSEPVITAAPVQAPPPSNKNLIDIPSPMVGTFYRSPKPDEPPFVNKGDLVRKGQPVCIIEAMKLMNEIEADMDGRIVEILIDNAQPVGYGQVLMKIDPTAK; via the coding sequence GTGGAACTTAATTTAGAGGAACTAAAAGAACTAATCTCCCTGATTAACCAGACAGACCTAACGGAATTGAGTCTAGAATTTGGGGATGTGCGTTTAAATATTCGCAAAAGCGAGAAAACCATAGCTCCAGTGAGTCAGGTTGTTTCTGTAGTTCCCTCTGAACCTGTAATTACAGCTGCTCCTGTGCAGGCTCCTCCTCCGAGCAATAAGAACTTAATTGACATTCCCTCTCCAATGGTAGGAACTTTCTATAGGTCGCCTAAACCCGATGAGCCGCCTTTCGTAAATAAAGGGGACTTAGTTCGTAAAGGTCAGCCTGTATGTATTATTGAAGCTATGAAGCTGATGAATGAAATAGAAGCGGATATGGATGGGCGCATTGTCGAGATTTTAATAGATAATGCTCAACCAGTGGGTTATGGACAAGTGTTAATGAAAATTGATCCTACAGCCAAGTAA
- a CDS encoding rhodanese-like domain-containing protein yields the protein MKHWSYLGVLLFTSFTCFPIAAQLRSELSNPAIDMTGYLKVAQETAIHRESRRLSEPDFILKSLEPNTIILDARSRQRYNELHVKGAINLSFPDIAIASLEQLIPDKSTTILIYCNNNFLGAESPFPTKITTASLNLSTYITLYNYGYRNVFELAPLIDIKNSQLEFESSP from the coding sequence ATGAAACATTGGAGTTACCTAGGAGTATTATTGTTTACTTCTTTTACTTGTTTCCCGATCGCTGCTCAACTTAGATCAGAACTGAGCAATCCTGCAATTGATATGACGGGCTATCTAAAAGTTGCCCAAGAAACTGCTATCCATCGAGAATCAAGGCGATTATCTGAACCTGATTTTATCCTAAAAAGCCTTGAGCCAAATACAATTATCCTAGATGCCCGCAGTCGGCAAAGATATAATGAACTGCATGTTAAAGGAGCTATTAACCTCAGCTTTCCTGACATTGCGATCGCTAGTTTAGAGCAGTTAATTCCAGATAAAAGTACAACTATTCTCATTTATTGTAATAACAATTTTCTGGGAGCAGAGAGTCCATTTCCCACCAAAATTACCACAGCTTCCCTCAATCTCTCGACCTACATCACTCTTTATAATTATGGCTATCGCAATGTATTTGAGTTAGCTCCATTAATTGATATTAAAAATTCTCAGCTTGAGTTTGAGTCTTCTCCGTAA
- a CDS encoding PCP reductase family protein, whose amino-acid sequence MSEIISWTVEAEAMLKEIPFFIRPFARKKIETYAQENHLNEITIEIYKKAKELFNKKYN is encoded by the coding sequence ATGAGTGAAATAATTTCGTGGACTGTAGAAGCTGAGGCAATGCTAAAAGAAATTCCATTTTTTATCCGTCCTTTTGCCCGTAAAAAGATTGAAACCTACGCACAGGAAAATCACCTTAACGAGATTACAATCGAGATTTATAAAAAAGCTAAAGAGTTATTCAACAAAAAATATAATTGA
- a CDS encoding ribonuclease Z, translating into MQITFLGTSSGVPTRKRNVSSIALRLPQRAEVWLMDCGEGTQQQILRSDVKISQITKIFITHMHGDHIFGLAGLLASCGMAGNVEHIDLYGPADLGEYLNSCLRYSDTRLSYPIKVHKVAPGFVCEDEEFTVTCAALKHRVTAHGYRIEQKDRLGRFNVEKAIAQKIPSGPLYGQLKRGQNVTLADGRFINGSDFQSPPQIGHKVVYCTDTIYCENAVELAKDADVLIHEATFAHQDADLAYQRMHSTTTMAAQVALAAGVKALIMTHFSPRYAPGNSVQLDDLLHEARMIFPNTYISYDFMTFDVEAIALAKETPKIPA; encoded by the coding sequence ATGCAAATCACCTTTCTTGGTACCAGTTCTGGAGTTCCCACCCGTAAACGTAATGTGTCCAGTATTGCGCTACGGTTGCCTCAACGGGCTGAGGTGTGGCTAATGGACTGCGGTGAAGGTACCCAGCAGCAAATTTTACGCAGTGATGTCAAGATTAGCCAAATTACCAAGATATTTATTACCCACATGCACGGTGATCATATTTTTGGACTAGCTGGTTTACTTGCAAGTTGTGGCATGGCTGGGAATGTCGAACATATTGACTTATACGGACCTGCGGACTTAGGGGAGTATCTGAATTCCTGTTTACGCTACAGTGATACCCGTCTTTCCTATCCAATTAAAGTTCATAAAGTGGCACCGGGATTTGTTTGTGAAGATGAAGAATTTACCGTTACCTGTGCAGCACTAAAGCATCGAGTTACAGCCCACGGTTATCGGATTGAGCAAAAAGATCGATTGGGAAGATTTAATGTGGAAAAAGCGATCGCTCAGAAGATTCCCTCAGGACCTCTGTATGGGCAGTTAAAACGGGGGCAGAATGTGACTTTAGCCGATGGTAGATTTATTAATGGCAGCGATTTTCAAAGTCCCCCCCAAATCGGACATAAGGTGGTGTACTGCACTGATACGATCTATTGCGAAAATGCTGTAGAACTGGCGAAGGATGCGGATGTTTTAATTCATGAGGCAACATTTGCCCATCAAGATGCAGATTTGGCATATCAGAGAATGCACTCCACCACCACAATGGCAGCCCAAGTCGCTCTAGCTGCAGGGGTGAAAGCTCTGATTATGACCCACTTCAGCCCCAGATATGCTCCAGGCAATTCTGTGCAGCTAGATGATTTATTGCATGAGGCAAGAATGATTTTCCCAAATACCTACATTTCCTATGATTTTATGACTTTTGATGTGGAGGCGATCGCACTGGCAAAAGAAACACCTAAGATTCCAGCTTGA
- a CDS encoding folylpolyglutamate synthase/dihydrofolate synthase family protein produces the protein MTTAEEILSSFARFGIHLGLERIQQLLADLGNPQNQVPIIHVAGTNGKGSVCAYLSSILMAAGYKVGRYTSPHLVNWRERICINSVWISNDDLLKALQRVQSVIKPDAMPTQFEVITAAMWWYFAQSQVDIAVIETGLGGRLDATNVCDRPLISVITSISRDHWQRLGDSLAAIASEKAGIIKPHCPVVVGELPPEAAAVISQKAEVCHAPIAWVESATNKNPNQALWRGLEYPLALLGKHQLMNSGIALATIETLNDQGWNISADAIYTGVQQTQWQGRLQWTTYKSHNKSHKLLLDGAHNQAAAEYLRQFVDEYYPHVKKRWVIGMLDTKDHAGILRSLLQPQDLLFIVPIPNHQSVNPETVQAIANEILECPAYLCTNLEGGLETAFSYDYADSDLVILCGSLYLVGEFLA, from the coding sequence ATGACAACCGCAGAAGAGATTTTATCCAGTTTTGCCCGCTTTGGGATTCATTTGGGTTTAGAGCGCATTCAACAGCTTTTAGCAGATTTAGGGAACCCTCAGAATCAAGTGCCGATTATCCATGTGGCGGGGACGAATGGCAAAGGTTCAGTTTGCGCCTATCTCTCGTCTATCCTAATGGCAGCAGGATATAAGGTTGGGAGATATACTTCCCCCCATTTAGTCAATTGGCGAGAACGCATTTGTATTAACTCTGTCTGGATTAGTAATGATGATTTATTAAAAGCTCTACAGCGAGTACAGTCTGTCATTAAACCTGACGCTATGCCCACTCAGTTTGAAGTGATTACCGCAGCGATGTGGTGGTATTTTGCCCAGTCTCAGGTTGATATTGCCGTGATTGAAACAGGATTAGGGGGAAGGCTGGATGCTACGAATGTATGCGATCGCCCCTTAATTTCCGTAATTACCTCCATTAGTCGTGACCATTGGCAGAGATTAGGAGATTCTTTAGCAGCGATCGCCTCGGAAAAGGCAGGAATTATCAAACCTCATTGTCCAGTAGTTGTGGGAGAGTTACCCCCAGAGGCAGCAGCGGTGATTAGCCAGAAAGCTGAAGTTTGTCACGCCCCGATCGCTTGGGTGGAATCCGCAACCAATAAGAATCCTAATCAGGCATTATGGCGAGGTTTAGAGTATCCCTTAGCACTTTTAGGTAAACATCAATTAATGAACTCAGGGATTGCCCTTGCCACCATTGAAACTTTGAATGATCAAGGTTGGAACATTTCTGCGGATGCTATTTATACAGGAGTGCAGCAAACCCAATGGCAGGGAAGATTACAATGGACTACCTATAAATCTCATAATAAATCTCATAAACTTTTACTAGATGGAGCGCATAATCAAGCCGCAGCTGAGTATTTACGCCAATTTGTCGATGAATATTATCCCCATGTCAAAAAACGGTGGGTGATCGGAATGTTGGATACTAAGGATCATGCAGGCATTTTGCGATCGCTTTTACAACCCCAAGACCTATTATTTATCGTCCCAATTCCTAATCATCAATCCGTTAATCCTGAAACTGTGCAGGCGATCGCCAACGAAATCCTAGAATGCCCTGCTTACCTGTGCACCAATCTTGAGGGCGGACTAGAAACAGCATTTAGTTATGATTATGCAGACTCCGATCTTGTAATTCTTTGTGGCTCTTTATATCTAGTCGGTGAGTTTCTAGCCTAG
- a CDS encoding YcjF family protein, translating to MPNFPWWRSLIFLIGSGLTLGLVITLLDRLAAIYQFVAQYQPLLAVLVVLLLLALVVALGLVSWKYLGIFSRRSPKVVIPEVSTDKFEAATENLEAIQQQVNQIQDEVIKRSLLSQSQQLQTELETAEISVVIFGTGSAGKTSLVNALLGSQVGKVSAAMGTTEVGTVYSSVQISGRVSGQRIDLTLTITDTPGILEVGTAGTMRERMAKAVATTSDLLLFVVDNDLLKSEYELLKNLSAIGKRSLLVFNKIDLFTKSDQQIILDRLRERVQEFINPKDVVAIAANPKPITLESGEIITPIPILKPLLKRLVIVLDTEGDDLVADNILLQSQKLSTQAREVLNQQRQQAAEQIITKFQWLVVGVIFATPLPVVDLLATAAINAQMVVEIAKVYECELNINQGKELASSLAKTMASLGIIKGISQIVTSAISVTVVGYLLKSTVQGVTGAYLTHIAGKSFMEYFSANQNWGDGGISAVVERQFQLNRRDEFIKSFIKEAVQRLGKLES from the coding sequence ATGCCTAATTTTCCCTGGTGGCGATCGCTCATTTTTTTAATTGGTAGTGGCTTGACCCTCGGATTGGTAATTACGCTACTGGATCGGCTTGCTGCCATTTATCAATTTGTTGCCCAGTATCAGCCCCTATTAGCAGTATTAGTTGTATTGCTGTTACTGGCTTTAGTTGTGGCTTTAGGTTTAGTCAGTTGGAAATATTTAGGGATATTTTCGAGGCGATCGCCCAAGGTTGTCATTCCAGAAGTCTCTACTGATAAGTTTGAAGCAGCTACGGAAAATCTGGAGGCAATTCAACAGCAGGTTAATCAAATTCAAGATGAAGTGATCAAGCGATCGCTCCTTTCTCAATCCCAGCAGTTACAAACTGAATTAGAAACAGCAGAAATCTCCGTAGTTATCTTTGGTACTGGTTCGGCGGGTAAAACCTCTTTAGTTAATGCTTTGTTGGGTTCGCAAGTGGGAAAAGTTAGTGCAGCGATGGGAACTACAGAAGTGGGAACAGTCTATAGCTCCGTACAAATTTCGGGAAGGGTCTCTGGACAAAGGATCGACTTGACATTAACCATTACCGATACTCCGGGAATTTTAGAAGTAGGTACGGCGGGGACAATGCGTGAACGAATGGCAAAGGCGGTCGCAACCACATCAGATTTACTATTATTCGTTGTAGATAATGACTTGCTCAAATCTGAATATGAACTCTTAAAAAATCTCAGTGCCATTGGCAAGCGATCGCTATTAGTATTCAATAAAATTGATCTGTTTACTAAAAGTGATCAGCAAATTATCCTAGATCGGCTTAGGGAGCGAGTGCAAGAATTTATTAACCCTAAAGATGTGGTGGCGATCGCTGCTAATCCTAAACCCATTACCCTAGAGTCGGGAGAAATAATCACACCTATTCCTATTTTGAAACCCCTACTCAAACGTTTAGTCATAGTTCTGGATACGGAAGGCGATGATCTAGTTGCAGATAATATTTTGCTCCAGTCTCAAAAGCTTAGCACTCAAGCCCGTGAGGTACTTAATCAGCAAAGACAACAGGCAGCCGAGCAAATAATTACCAAATTTCAATGGTTAGTCGTCGGCGTGATTTTTGCCACCCCATTACCTGTAGTCGATTTACTGGCAACGGCGGCAATTAATGCCCAAATGGTTGTGGAAATTGCGAAGGTCTATGAATGCGAACTAAATATTAATCAAGGTAAGGAATTAGCATCCTCCTTGGCAAAAACTATGGCAAGTCTGGGCATTATTAAAGGGATATCCCAAATTGTAACCTCGGCGATTTCAGTGACAGTGGTGGGATACCTACTAAAATCAACGGTTCAAGGTGTTACAGGGGCATACCTCACCCACATTGCAGGTAAAAGTTTTATGGAATACTTTAGTGCCAATCAAAATTGGGGAGATGGTGGCATTAGTGCAGTTGTAGAACGGCAATTTCAACTTAACCGTCGTGATGAATTTATTAAATCCTTTATTAAAGAAGCTGTGCAAAGGTTAGGAAAACTTGAGTCCTGA
- the thiC gene encoding phosphomethylpyrimidine synthase ThiC translates to MTNTTSAAPTRRGIYRGTQMDCARRGEITEEMHYVAWRENLPVELVRDEVARGRAIIPANKNHTNLEPMMIGIASRCKVNANIGASPNSSDMAEEVAKLHLAVKYGADTVMDLSTGGGNLDTIRTTIINASPVPIGTVPIYQALESVHGRIENLTADDFLHIIEKHAQQGVDYQTIHAGILIEHLPLVKNRITGIVSRGGGILARWMLAHHKQNPLYTHFNDIIEIFKKYDVSFSLGDSLRPGCQHDASDAAQLAELKTLGNLTRRAWEHNIQVMVEGPGHVPMDQIEFNVRKQMEECSEAPFYVLGPLVTDIAPGYDHITSAIGAAMAGWYGTAMLCYVTPKEHLGLPNAEDVRNGLIAYKIAAHAADIARHRPGARDRDDALSHARYNFDWNQQFALSLDPERAKEYHDETLPADIYKTAEFCSMCGPKFCPMQSKIDAEALADLEKSLAKHPVVV, encoded by the coding sequence ATGACAAACACGACTTCAGCAGCACCCACCCGTAGGGGCATATATCGCGGTACCCAAATGGACTGCGCCCGTAGAGGAGAGATTACCGAAGAAATGCACTATGTGGCATGGCGAGAAAATCTACCTGTAGAATTAGTGCGTGACGAAGTGGCAAGAGGTAGAGCAATTATTCCTGCTAACAAAAATCACACGAACCTTGAACCCATGATGATTGGGATTGCGTCTCGATGTAAGGTAAATGCCAATATTGGTGCATCACCTAATTCCTCGGATATGGCTGAAGAAGTGGCAAAACTACACCTTGCCGTCAAATATGGGGCTGATACGGTCATGGATTTATCCACGGGTGGGGGAAATCTGGATACCATTCGCACCACAATTATTAATGCTTCGCCCGTTCCCATTGGCACTGTACCGATTTATCAAGCATTGGAAAGTGTGCATGGCAGAATTGAAAACCTGACGGCTGATGATTTTTTACATATTATTGAAAAGCACGCCCAGCAAGGGGTGGACTATCAGACTATCCATGCAGGCATTTTAATTGAGCATTTGCCCCTAGTTAAAAATCGGATTACAGGGATTGTCTCCCGTGGGGGAGGGATTTTGGCACGGTGGATGTTGGCACACCATAAACAGAATCCTCTTTATACTCACTTTAATGACATCATTGAGATTTTTAAAAAGTATGACGTGTCCTTCAGTTTAGGAGATTCTTTGCGTCCCGGTTGTCAGCATGATGCCTCCGATGCCGCCCAGTTGGCAGAGCTAAAAACCCTTGGCAATCTGACTCGCCGTGCTTGGGAACACAATATTCAAGTCATGGTTGAAGGTCCTGGTCATGTGCCGATGGATCAAATTGAATTTAATGTCAGAAAGCAAATGGAAGAATGTTCCGAAGCTCCTTTCTATGTGCTGGGTCCCTTGGTTACGGATATTGCCCCTGGGTATGATCATATTACTTCGGCGATCGGAGCGGCAATGGCTGGTTGGTACGGTACGGCAATGCTGTGTTATGTTACGCCAAAGGAACACCTTGGACTGCCCAATGCCGAAGATGTAAGGAATGGGTTAATCGCCTACAAAATTGCTGCCCATGCTGCGGATATCGCTCGTCATCGTCCGGGGGCGCGCGATCGCGATGATGCTTTATCCCATGCCAGATATAACTTTGATTGGAATCAACAGTTTGCCCTGTCCCTTGATCCAGAAAGAGCTAAGGAGTACCACGATGAGACCTTACCTGCGGACATCTATAAAACAGCAGAGTTCTGTTCTATGTGTGGACCAAAGTTCTGTCCAATGCAAAGTAAAATTGATGCCGAGGCTTTAGCAGATTTGGAAAAATCCTTAGCAAAACACCCAGTTGTAGTCTAA
- a CDS encoding sulfite exporter TauE/SafE family protein, with protein MSILYLALVSFFAWIISTLAGGGSPFVMIPLVNLMLGAEAVPPVITIGMFLGNSHRILLFWRFIDWKLTLWYFPGAIAGAFLGAYTFTQIHLEWLQLLIGVFLVISVIGFALESPKQKEPQTTESTKSSELGELKKTRFKLQAWHIMPASFLKAFVSGLIGTTGPVLNPFYLRYGLVKEELIATKATHVVIIHTVKIFTYGLLGALNTQEIYAGLAIGLAAIPANFVGKYLLERISSQLFRQFVLTSMIISGLYMFWEQRGFLSLG; from the coding sequence ATGTCTATTTTATATCTTGCCCTAGTTAGCTTTTTTGCTTGGATCATTAGTACCCTAGCGGGTGGTGGTAGCCCCTTTGTGATGATTCCTCTAGTTAACTTAATGCTAGGCGCAGAAGCAGTCCCGCCAGTAATCACCATTGGCATGTTTTTGGGTAACTCCCATCGCATCTTATTATTTTGGCGATTTATAGACTGGAAACTAACTCTCTGGTATTTCCCAGGGGCGATCGCTGGCGCATTTCTTGGTGCTTATACGTTTACCCAAATCCATTTGGAGTGGCTACAGTTACTGATTGGGGTATTTTTAGTTATCAGTGTAATTGGTTTTGCGTTGGAAAGTCCTAAACAGAAAGAGCCGCAAACTACTGAATCAACGAAATCAAGCGAATTAGGAGAATTAAAGAAAACTCGGTTTAAGCTTCAAGCTTGGCACATCATGCCCGCCAGTTTTTTAAAGGCATTTGTCTCTGGTTTGATCGGTACCACAGGTCCTGTATTAAATCCTTTTTACCTGCGTTATGGTTTAGTCAAGGAAGAATTAATCGCTACCAAAGCTACCCATGTCGTAATTATTCACACAGTCAAAATTTTTACCTATGGGTTATTAGGGGCATTAAACACCCAAGAAATTTATGCTGGACTAGCGATCGGACTAGCAGCAATTCCTGCTAACTTTGTTGGTAAATACCTGCTGGAGCGCATCAGTTCTCAGTTATTTCGGCAGTTTGTTCTGACTTCGATGATTATTAGTGGCTTGTATATGTTCTGGGAACAAAGAGGATTTTTAAGTTTGGGTTAA
- a CDS encoding pentapeptide repeat-containing protein — MREKILKEYEEGKRDFTGINLKGINLDNVCLKNVDFSDSNFEGASINNSNLVKMNFYRANLKGITINNSKLVISELSFANLEYSNIQHSILVKNEIFSAIINFADFSYCNLSKTNFLGSQLINAKFLYSYSDHANFGGCNLRDANMRNANLNYSSLIDTYMSKVDLTGANCSNTEFIGTNLVSAILDNVNFFHSYMLDVDLKNASLKNANLKDIYNISNSDWTDADFTGTGYEIDGDNLVYRGDE, encoded by the coding sequence ATGAGGGAAAAAATACTAAAGGAATATGAAGAGGGTAAGAGAGACTTTACTGGAATCAATCTTAAAGGTATCAATTTGGATAACGTCTGCCTTAAAAATGTTGACTTCTCAGACTCTAACTTTGAAGGAGCTTCTATCAATAACTCTAATCTAGTTAAAATGAACTTCTATCGTGCAAATCTTAAAGGTATAACTATTAACAATTCAAAGTTAGTAATCTCTGAGCTTAGTTTTGCAAATCTCGAATACAGTAATATTCAGCATTCAATTTTAGTCAAGAATGAAATTTTTTCGGCGATAATCAATTTTGCAGATTTTTCTTACTGCAATTTATCAAAAACAAACTTTCTTGGTTCTCAACTGATAAACGCAAAGTTTTTGTATTCATACTCAGATCATGCAAATTTTGGTGGCTGTAATTTAAGAGATGCAAACATGAGAAACGCAAACTTAAATTACTCATCATTAATAGATACATATATGTCTAAAGTTGATTTAACTGGAGCAAACTGTTCAAACACTGAATTTATTGGTACTAATTTAGTATCAGCCATTTTAGATAATGTGAATTTCTTTCATTCATATATGCTAGATGTAGATTTAAAGAATGCAAGTCTTAAAAATGCAAACCTAAAAGATATTTACAATATTAGCAATTCAGACTGGACTGATGCTGATTTCACAGGTACTGGGTATGAAATTGATGGAGATAATTTAGTTTATCGGGGAGATGAATAG
- a CDS encoding UbiD family decarboxylase has translation MTRDLRSFLGLLEQRGQLRRVKALVDPDLEIAEISNRLLQSGGPALVFENVKGSSIPVVVNLLGTVERVCWAMGMEKQNELEELGIKLGKLQSPKPPKKLSQAIDFGKILFDVVKSRPQKVLFGNAPCQEVVLTGDQVDLNILPLIRPWCHDAGKVITLGLVITKDPENGIPNVSVYRLQQQSHNTMTVHWLSIRGGARHLRKAAEMGKKLEIAIALGVDPLLILAAATPIPVDLSEWIFAGLYGGEGVQLVKCRTLDLEVPAQAEFILEGTITPGEVLPDGPFGDHMGYYGGVEDSPLVRFQAITHRQNPIYLTTFSGRPPKEEAMMAIALNRIYTPILRQQVTEITDFFLPMEALSYKAAIISIKKAYPGQARRAALAFWSALPQFTYTKFVIVVDESINIRDPRQVVWAISSKVDPVRDVFILPQTPFDSLDFASEKIGLGGRMGIDATTKIAPEADHEWGAALESDPEIAAMCDRRWAEYGLADLNLEGGDPNLFGYMIS, from the coding sequence ATGACCCGTGATCTTCGATCTTTTCTCGGACTACTAGAGCAACGTGGTCAATTGAGGCGAGTTAAGGCTCTGGTTGATCCAGACTTAGAAATAGCAGAAATTAGCAATCGGCTCTTGCAATCTGGAGGACCAGCTCTAGTATTTGAGAATGTTAAAGGTTCGAGTATCCCTGTGGTGGTTAACTTGCTTGGAACCGTAGAACGGGTTTGCTGGGCAATGGGGATGGAAAAGCAGAATGAACTAGAGGAACTGGGAATAAAGCTCGGTAAGTTACAAAGCCCCAAACCTCCTAAAAAACTATCTCAGGCGATCGACTTCGGCAAAATTTTATTTGATGTGGTCAAGTCCCGTCCGCAAAAGGTCTTATTTGGTAATGCTCCCTGTCAAGAAGTAGTTTTAACAGGCGATCAAGTGGATTTAAATATTCTGCCCTTGATCCGTCCGTGGTGCCATGATGCAGGTAAAGTGATTACCTTGGGCTTAGTAATTACCAAAGACCCAGAAAATGGGATTCCTAATGTTAGTGTTTATCGCTTACAGCAGCAATCTCACAATACGATGACCGTGCATTGGCTCTCGATCCGAGGTGGTGCCAGACATCTCCGCAAGGCAGCCGAAATGGGCAAAAAATTAGAAATTGCGATCGCCCTTGGTGTTGATCCATTATTAATCCTTGCGGCAGCGACCCCAATTCCTGTGGATTTATCAGAGTGGATTTTTGCGGGGCTTTACGGTGGTGAAGGCGTACAACTGGTGAAGTGCAGAACCCTAGACCTAGAAGTACCTGCTCAAGCTGAATTTATTTTAGAAGGGACAATTACCCCCGGTGAAGTACTGCCCGATGGACCCTTTGGTGATCACATGGGCTATTACGGTGGAGTTGAGGATTCACCCTTAGTGAGATTTCAGGCAATTACCCATCGGCAAAACCCGATTTACCTTACTACTTTTAGTGGCAGACCACCCAAGGAAGAAGCAATGATGGCGATCGCTCTGAATCGCATTTACACGCCAATTTTGCGCCAACAGGTCACAGAAATCACGGACTTTTTCTTGCCCATGGAAGCATTGAGTTATAAAGCTGCAATTATTTCCATTAAAAAAGCATATCCCGGTCAAGCGCGGCGGGCAGCCTTGGCATTTTGGAGTGCCTTACCCCAGTTTACCTATACTAAATTCGTGATCGTGGTGGATGAGTCCATAAATATTCGTGATCCAAGACAAGTGGTCTGGGCGATTAGTTCCAAAGTTGATCCAGTGCGAGATGTGTTTATTCTGCCCCAAACTCCCTTTGATTCTTTGGATTTTGCCAGTGAAAAAATCGGACTAGGTGGACGCATGGGCATTGACGCTACGACTAAAATTGCGCCAGAAGCTGATCATGAATGGGGAGCCGCCTTAGAATCTGATCCTGAAATTGCTGCTATGTGCGATCGCCGTTGGGCGGAATATGGATTAGCAGACTTAAATTTAGAAGGTGGTGATCCTAACTTGTTTGGCTATATGATTTCTTAA
- a CDS encoding TIGR04376 family protein yields MGLIEDISRFLETRLEEYIRKNPQMELQVLLEQLKQQEAEILRIILDFEKKEKQFQDQILAIAEDIKLWHERASKAKESGRQDLANAANEREASLLKQGNQVWGQMELTKQRLAQTLELRTQIKDRIKEVQLKIDQIPKSRPASGSSESKSTFSWETLNPPPSSGADDPLEAQFQKWEMDEEIERLKRKMR; encoded by the coding sequence ATGGGCTTAATTGAAGATATATCAAGGTTTTTGGAAACTCGGCTCGAAGAGTATATTCGTAAAAATCCACAGATGGAATTGCAGGTGCTGTTGGAGCAGCTTAAGCAGCAAGAAGCAGAAATTCTCAGGATTATTCTTGACTTTGAAAAGAAGGAAAAGCAGTTTCAGGATCAAATTTTAGCGATCGCCGAGGATATAAAGCTATGGCATGAACGTGCAAGTAAGGCAAAGGAATCTGGTCGTCAAGACTTAGCAAATGCCGCAAATGAACGGGAAGCCTCATTGTTAAAGCAAGGCAATCAGGTATGGGGACAAATGGAACTCACAAAACAAAGGTTGGCACAAACCCTAGAACTCCGCACCCAGATTAAAGATCGGATTAAAGAGGTACAACTAAAAATTGATCAAATACCTAAATCCCGCCCAGCGAGTGGAAGTAGTGAATCTAAATCCACCTTTAGTTGGGAAACCCTTAACCCTCCTCCAAGTTCTGGTGCTGATGATCCCCTAGAAGCGCAGTTTCAAAAGTGGGAAATGGATGAGGAAATCGAAAGACTAAAGCGGAAAATGAGATAA